A window of the Xenopus laevis strain J_2021 chromosome 9_10L, Xenopus_laevis_v10.1, whole genome shotgun sequence genome harbors these coding sequences:
- the c9orf64.L gene encoding chromosome 9 open reading frame 64 L homeolog isoform X1 yields MKSVLWIYYNSTFFGIKIANPQRRTQAKLKLLANQLSMPKCIVNGCSHGSRGKTPSPNVVLHVFPGNIDIIKRWLMAIGQNFGDLDTYAQRIIEGKKTDSFRICSCHFTEDSYTFQGRRKALKKSATPTLFLWNGSASNECKAVPAKRPRPNKDDHSESLPAQSRQNSTSNSSSKETSAGQSQTKKKTKKLGYSNDPTRAKQNSCKRNASTQTIIENDTDPSYYCSHCASPLTSKTSVQTSDLLPSEPAPNKTNFVDSDVQSEHQSKPANFQDVKMEVEEPENTLSDDNTDTTSSFSDDSDASSLPSNLSVDYSIFVEHDTEEDDEIAQSIEPFDVLNTAKDPVDDHTFLVFESCLDKLLLSSRCGRDPNCHSPIKKLKKYVFGSFLTVKAVCQSGHNFHLWDSQPRKGSIYYGNLLVSASILLSGSDFAKVYAMNKLLKLKQMSPSAFKRYRSNYLFPVINHHWKIEQEKVIKQIAGKPVFLVEDNHANIPGCFHQYCTYSLIEGASKKIINFRVEQVSSADTEKQCFKKSLDKLLEKEIQVKSIGTNRKSIRKLVQKDYPGIQHHYNVSHISKCLRNKLSAASKRKNCSQISQWITPAVNHLLWASKTCDGSADLLKKKWQSLMNRVATVHKWETAQLFHGCAHENLSVRCKRKWMKCGSTAFNRFRDIVMSARLIRDLNPLSKICHTDELKLYHNNLLQYWPRTLHCVEDMVVRTQLAALDYNYSVHRGKSPENFTHVQDPSGALQPKVRKCVFDAASKAFLLVILKDIVTFAEGEVNIERQTLSDRFSDNPSLEQRPIKDEQW; encoded by the exons ATGAAGAGTGTACTTTGGATATACTACAACTCAACCTTTTTTGGAATAAAGATAGCAAATCCACAAAGACGAACCCAGGCTAAGCTGAAGTTATTGGCAAATCAG ttaagtATGCCAAAGTGTATTGTAAATGGATGTTCCCATGGTAGCAGAGGTAAAACACCGTCTCCAAATGTGGTGCTGCACGTTTTTCCTGGAAATATTGATATAATAAAAAGATGGCTCATGGCAATTGGACAAAATTTTGGTGACTTGGACACCTATGCTCAAAGAATTATAGAGGGCAAGAAAACGGATTCCTTCCGAATTTGTTCATGTCACTTTACTGAAGATTCTTACACCTTTCAGGGGAGACGGAAGGCTCTGAAAAAGTCAGCAACTCCCACATTGTTTCTTTGGAATGGATCTGCTTCGAATGAATGTAAAGCGGTCCCTGCAAAGAGACCCCGTCCTAATAAAGATGACCATTCTGAATCTCTTCCTGCTCAGTCTCGCCAAAATTCCACGTCTAATTCTTCCTCAAAGGAAACATCTGCTGGCCAATCTCagacaaagaaaaaaactaaaaaacttgGGTACAGTAATGATCCTACCAGAGCAAAACAAAATTCTTGTAAGAGGAATGCCTCAACTCAAACAATAATTGAAAATGATACAGACCCATCCTACTATTGCTCACATTGTGCATCACCACTCACCAGTAAAACCAGTGTTCAGACATCGGATTTGCTGCCCTCCGAACCGGCACCCAACAAAACGAATTTTGTTGATTCTGACGTACAGTCTGAACATCAGTCTAAGCCTGCTAATTTTCAGGATGTTAAAATGGAAGTTGAAGAGCCTGAAAACACCTTATCAGATGACAACACAGATACAACAAGTAGCTTTAGTGATGATTCCGATGCATCTTCTCTACCTTCTAATCTTAGTGTAGATTACTCCATATTTGTAGAACATGATACTGAGGAAGATGATGAAATAGCTCAGTCCATAGAACCATTTGATGTTTTAAATACTGCTAAGGATCCGGTCGATGACCAtacttttctagtttttgaatctTGCCTTGACAAATTGCTGCTGTCTTCAAGATGTGGTAGAGATCCAAACTGCCATtcaccaattaaaaagttgaaaaaatatgtttttggctCCTTCTTAACTGTCAAAGCAGTATGTCAGAGTGGACATAATTTTCATCTGTGGGACAGTCAGCCTCGTAAAGGTTCCATATATTATGGAAACTTGTTGGTGTCGGCATCAATCCTTCTTAGTGGTTCTGACTTTGCAAAGGTTTATGCCATGAATAAGCTCTTGAAGTTAAAACAAATGTCGCCATCTGCTTTCAAGCGATACCGATCAAATTATTTATTTCCCGTTATAAACCACCACTGGAAGATTGAGCAAGAAAAAGTGATAAAGCAGATTGCAGGGAAACCTGTATTTCTTGTGGAAGATAATCATGCCAACATCCCTGGATGCTTTCATCAGTACTGTACATACTCACTCATAGAAGGAGCCTCCAAGAAGATTATCAATTTTAGGGTGGAACAAGTTTCTTCTGCTGACACTGAAAAACAGTGTTTTAAGAAATCATTGGATAAGCTCTTGGAAAAGGAAATTCAGGTGAAAAGCATAGGTACAAATCGGAAATCAATAAGAAAACTTGTTCAGAAGGATTATCCCGGCATACAACATCATTATAATGTCAGCCATATTAGCAAGTGTTTGAGAAACAAACTGTCAGCTGCTAGTAAACGAAAAAACTGCAGTCAGATCTCACAGTGGATTACACCCGCTGTCAATCATCTGTTGTGGGCTTCTAAGACATGTGATGGTAGCGCTGATTTGTTGAAAAAGAAGTGGCAATCTTTAATGAATCGTGTTGCAACGGTGCACAAATGGGAAACTGCTCAGCTGTTCCATGGATGCGCCCATGAGAATCTGAGTGTGAGGTGCAAGAGAAAGTGGATGAAATGTGGTTCAACAGCATTTAACAGATTCAGAGACATTGTTATGTCTGCTCGACTCATCAGAGACCTTAATCCTCTTTCAAAGATCTGCCACACAGATGAACTGAAGTTATATCACAACAATCTCCTTCAATACTGGCCAAGAACACTTCACTGCGTGGAGGACATGGTTGTCCGTACTCAACTTGCAGCTCTTGATTATAATTACAGTGTTCACAGAGGGAAATCACCGGAGAATTTTACCCATGTGCAAGACCCTTCTGGTGCTTTACAGCCTAAAgtgagaaaatgtgtttttgatgCAGCTTCAAAAGCTTTCCTTTTGGTCATCCTGAAGGATATTGTGACATTTGCTGAAGGAGAAGTCAATATTGAGAGGCAAACTTTAAGTGACAGATTTTCTGACAACCCTTCATTGGAACAGAGGCCAATAAAGGATGAGCAATGGTGA
- the c9orf64.L gene encoding chromosome 9 open reading frame 64 L homeolog isoform X2, producing MPKCIVNGCSHGSRGKTPSPNVVLHVFPGNIDIIKRWLMAIGQNFGDLDTYAQRIIEGKKTDSFRICSCHFTEDSYTFQGRRKALKKSATPTLFLWNGSASNECKAVPAKRPRPNKDDHSESLPAQSRQNSTSNSSSKETSAGQSQTKKKTKKLGYSNDPTRAKQNSCKRNASTQTIIENDTDPSYYCSHCASPLTSKTSVQTSDLLPSEPAPNKTNFVDSDVQSEHQSKPANFQDVKMEVEEPENTLSDDNTDTTSSFSDDSDASSLPSNLSVDYSIFVEHDTEEDDEIAQSIEPFDVLNTAKDPVDDHTFLVFESCLDKLLLSSRCGRDPNCHSPIKKLKKYVFGSFLTVKAVCQSGHNFHLWDSQPRKGSIYYGNLLVSASILLSGSDFAKVYAMNKLLKLKQMSPSAFKRYRSNYLFPVINHHWKIEQEKVIKQIAGKPVFLVEDNHANIPGCFHQYCTYSLIEGASKKIINFRVEQVSSADTEKQCFKKSLDKLLEKEIQVKSIGTNRKSIRKLVQKDYPGIQHHYNVSHISKCLRNKLSAASKRKNCSQISQWITPAVNHLLWASKTCDGSADLLKKKWQSLMNRVATVHKWETAQLFHGCAHENLSVRCKRKWMKCGSTAFNRFRDIVMSARLIRDLNPLSKICHTDELKLYHNNLLQYWPRTLHCVEDMVVRTQLAALDYNYSVHRGKSPENFTHVQDPSGALQPKVRKCVFDAASKAFLLVILKDIVTFAEGEVNIERQTLSDRFSDNPSLEQRPIKDEQW from the coding sequence ATGCCAAAGTGTATTGTAAATGGATGTTCCCATGGTAGCAGAGGTAAAACACCGTCTCCAAATGTGGTGCTGCACGTTTTTCCTGGAAATATTGATATAATAAAAAGATGGCTCATGGCAATTGGACAAAATTTTGGTGACTTGGACACCTATGCTCAAAGAATTATAGAGGGCAAGAAAACGGATTCCTTCCGAATTTGTTCATGTCACTTTACTGAAGATTCTTACACCTTTCAGGGGAGACGGAAGGCTCTGAAAAAGTCAGCAACTCCCACATTGTTTCTTTGGAATGGATCTGCTTCGAATGAATGTAAAGCGGTCCCTGCAAAGAGACCCCGTCCTAATAAAGATGACCATTCTGAATCTCTTCCTGCTCAGTCTCGCCAAAATTCCACGTCTAATTCTTCCTCAAAGGAAACATCTGCTGGCCAATCTCagacaaagaaaaaaactaaaaaacttgGGTACAGTAATGATCCTACCAGAGCAAAACAAAATTCTTGTAAGAGGAATGCCTCAACTCAAACAATAATTGAAAATGATACAGACCCATCCTACTATTGCTCACATTGTGCATCACCACTCACCAGTAAAACCAGTGTTCAGACATCGGATTTGCTGCCCTCCGAACCGGCACCCAACAAAACGAATTTTGTTGATTCTGACGTACAGTCTGAACATCAGTCTAAGCCTGCTAATTTTCAGGATGTTAAAATGGAAGTTGAAGAGCCTGAAAACACCTTATCAGATGACAACACAGATACAACAAGTAGCTTTAGTGATGATTCCGATGCATCTTCTCTACCTTCTAATCTTAGTGTAGATTACTCCATATTTGTAGAACATGATACTGAGGAAGATGATGAAATAGCTCAGTCCATAGAACCATTTGATGTTTTAAATACTGCTAAGGATCCGGTCGATGACCAtacttttctagtttttgaatctTGCCTTGACAAATTGCTGCTGTCTTCAAGATGTGGTAGAGATCCAAACTGCCATtcaccaattaaaaagttgaaaaaatatgtttttggctCCTTCTTAACTGTCAAAGCAGTATGTCAGAGTGGACATAATTTTCATCTGTGGGACAGTCAGCCTCGTAAAGGTTCCATATATTATGGAAACTTGTTGGTGTCGGCATCAATCCTTCTTAGTGGTTCTGACTTTGCAAAGGTTTATGCCATGAATAAGCTCTTGAAGTTAAAACAAATGTCGCCATCTGCTTTCAAGCGATACCGATCAAATTATTTATTTCCCGTTATAAACCACCACTGGAAGATTGAGCAAGAAAAAGTGATAAAGCAGATTGCAGGGAAACCTGTATTTCTTGTGGAAGATAATCATGCCAACATCCCTGGATGCTTTCATCAGTACTGTACATACTCACTCATAGAAGGAGCCTCCAAGAAGATTATCAATTTTAGGGTGGAACAAGTTTCTTCTGCTGACACTGAAAAACAGTGTTTTAAGAAATCATTGGATAAGCTCTTGGAAAAGGAAATTCAGGTGAAAAGCATAGGTACAAATCGGAAATCAATAAGAAAACTTGTTCAGAAGGATTATCCCGGCATACAACATCATTATAATGTCAGCCATATTAGCAAGTGTTTGAGAAACAAACTGTCAGCTGCTAGTAAACGAAAAAACTGCAGTCAGATCTCACAGTGGATTACACCCGCTGTCAATCATCTGTTGTGGGCTTCTAAGACATGTGATGGTAGCGCTGATTTGTTGAAAAAGAAGTGGCAATCTTTAATGAATCGTGTTGCAACGGTGCACAAATGGGAAACTGCTCAGCTGTTCCATGGATGCGCCCATGAGAATCTGAGTGTGAGGTGCAAGAGAAAGTGGATGAAATGTGGTTCAACAGCATTTAACAGATTCAGAGACATTGTTATGTCTGCTCGACTCATCAGAGACCTTAATCCTCTTTCAAAGATCTGCCACACAGATGAACTGAAGTTATATCACAACAATCTCCTTCAATACTGGCCAAGAACACTTCACTGCGTGGAGGACATGGTTGTCCGTACTCAACTTGCAGCTCTTGATTATAATTACAGTGTTCACAGAGGGAAATCACCGGAGAATTTTACCCATGTGCAAGACCCTTCTGGTGCTTTACAGCCTAAAgtgagaaaatgtgtttttgatgCAGCTTCAAAAGCTTTCCTTTTGGTCATCCTGAAGGATATTGTGACATTTGCTGAAGGAGAAGTCAATATTGAGAGGCAAACTTTAAGTGACAGATTTTCTGACAACCCTTCATTGGAACAGAGGCCAATAAAGGATGAGCAATGGTGA